TGACGACTCAACGCCAAATTCGGTTGGCCCCTTATCGATAACTGTACCGTTACACTCATCAGAAACACTGCCAGAATTACCAGAGATCGGGTCAGTGGGATCGCTCTGGAAAATCTTGGACCTAACAGTGCGCATGGAACGGCCCAAAGAGCGGCTGATCCTAGCTGAGGACGGCGGCGGGGTGTAGAAATAGGAAAGACGCTGTTGGGAGTAGGAAGAAGCAATCTTGCAGCCGGGGTGTGAACGGGAACCCTCAATCGAAACCATGGTGACTGATCAGCGAAGAAAACACTCGTTCGAACAAGATAAACGATGAAATTCAGGTTTCTTGAACGGGCATTTGAGGTAGAGGTGAGTAGATAAATGACTTTTATAGGgcatttgaatttgaatttgaatttggTTGGTTTGGGCGTGTGGGGAATGACATGAAAAGTTGGTTTTGTTGCAATTCACAGCCACAGCTGGGATGCTCCTCCGTTTTGAACACAGTATCAACTATATTGGATTAAAttattcatattttaattttgaCTAACTATCTTATTAGATaatagtctcacgaatctttatctgtgagacgagtcaacactatcgatattcacaatgaaaagtaatactctttcatgtatgacccaaataagatatctgtatcacaaaatacgactcgtgaaaccgtctcacacaaattttttgtttttttaatttattacgaGGATTTCAACAGTTTGTTTCAAGTATTAgtccataaaaaaaaatcaaatttctcaACTACTAACAAATGCTAATATCTTGTTTTGTTAGTATCAAATACAAATGTTGCATGCTTGTCCAATCGATTTTTAAACATTCTTTTTGGagcttaattattttttttaattgatgtgatttatattaaaataagagTAATAACATAACTATAAAAGTTATACCATACTTGTTTATATTGTTTTGATTTCATAATTAAGTGTAAAGGAATAGTCGTGCTCTTATTAATACCAATAAAGGTAACCTTGCAGGTTCGAAATTTTCTCGTAAGGCGTAATCTGACAGGTAAATCTATGCTACACCGATAGATCTATTATATGTTTTTGTTTTATATACAAACATATCGAGAGTAAGATAAACTCAtttgagtagatctcttgtgagacggtttcacgaatcttcaTCTTTTATGACAGGTCAATCTTACCAAATACTTTTTCGTGGATgatcaaataaaagatctgtttcacaaaatacgatctatAACACCgtttcacataaatttttatctaACTCAGAAGAGATCTCATCTAGAACAGTCTCATCAGGAAGACCAAAATCAATTAGGTGAGCTTTCAACCATCTAAAACAAAATCTAGAATATATGAtaattatgtttatttttaacaataaataatattacaaattcataggaaattaaataaagttgAAAAATTTACACGCACGAATGATAAAGTGAACAGATAAATCAgatgtcaattttgtgaaattgATCTGATATCTATTTCGATCcaaaaaaatactattttttttattttaaattagatcGAGTCAATCAATTGCATGAATTTAAATACACGCGTGTAGATATAAGTGAGTAAGGATGAGACAAAAAAAAcgcttaataaaaatattatgttagTGAGAACATTATTGGATGCGTGTGTGGCAGTCGATGTGGGTCAAGCCACGCAGCAACCACGGTTTCCGCGTTTTTCTGCCACTTACACCTTACTTAATTAAGACACGACATTTACATTTAAATTGGATTATATATttagttataatttttttatttaatatttgtcTTTTATTACAAATCTTTTTTTTcctaatattatttaatatagaCATTACCATATCTAACCTATCTAATCCATCTTAAAAGGGATTTGTTGATTTCCATGAAGTGGAAATGGAAATATGTTTGTGCTAGCTGGAGGAGAGACGAGtccggatttttttttttttatttatatcttTTGAGTTGGGAGAGAGTCGTTCGCGTGTAATTTTTTAAGTGTTGAAATGTTTTCCTGCTTACAATTTTAAATTCATCATGGTTTAGTCAATATTCAACAATACTTttccaaattttatttaaaattttattaaatgatagaTGGACATGCATTCCACATGCATGATGTCAAATGATTATTACAGTTGCTAAAGTTTTAAGGTGAATATTTGTTGAATCAAGTAATTGGCGTTTTAACATGCAATAATGATCAATTGCACATGATGTTCCACGATGTAATGAGAGCTTAACAAATCACACTTTTatgctttatataatatatgtatatgCTAAAGATCGAGAAGCATATACCCAAGACTTACAATTTATACACAATACATACACATACATATTGGTTGGGTTTTAAGCAACAAAACTCATAAACAAGCATCAAAGATCATGTATTACTGAGATGTAAAGAGATTTGTGTACCAGTACTTTTGAATTCATGGCCTCCAGGTCTTCATACCGCGTTAGCTAtcgcttttttttttcttcgtaATTTGTTAGACCGAATTTTACCATGATCTAAATCTCAGATAAAGttgaaatctttttttttttcccctcTTAAAAGACCTTCGCTTCACCAAACTTTAACCACTCAATGTCTCACCTACTGTTTCACTTTATATAATATAAGCCTACCTCTCGATTAATTTTGTCCAAAAAGACTCTTCATTTTTTTATGTTCTCTATTTTTCATGACCTCAGTTCTTGATTTTCTATAAGAATCCAATATTACAGTTTCATAATACACTAGAATGTTGAAACTTGTATTGATCTTTACTGTTCTGCTTTCTCAGCATGTGTAATCCTATGTACTACAACCTACAACTTTGCTAGTAACCAGGTTTTCAGTTCCTGCAATGATCTCCCATATTTGGACTCTTTTCTACACTGGGATTATGACGAATCTGCTCAAACGGTTAAAATAGCCTACAGACACGCGGGGGTTTCGTCCTCGAATTGGGTGGCGTGGGCCATTAATTCAAATTCTCGAGGCATGGCAGGGGCTCAAGCACTTGTTGCTTTTCAGAAATCTGATGGAACAATAAGAGTTTACACCACACCTATCAATTGTTATCAGACTCGGTTACAGGAAGGAGATTTGAGTTTTCCAGTCTCAGATTTATCAGCAACGTATTCAGGAAATGCAGTTGTGATATTTGCTACACTAAAGCTTGATAATCTTAGCTCTACTGTCAACCAGGTGTGGCAAGAAGGTTTGATTTCAAGCAATTGTCTGGCGCCCCCCATTATACTTCTGGACCTAATGTCCAATCCATGGGAACTTTAGACCTTATTTCAGGAGAGACGGGTACCAGAACAGGGGTCATAATCTCGAAAACAAAGAGAAGAAACATGAGTTCTTAAATTCTTACTTTATAATATCAAGAAACCAGCCTAATTATTGTACTCCAACTTGGTTAAACTGTAAATCTGATTGTGCTCAGTGAATATTCAGATTCATGGTGTATTGAATGCAATAAGCTGGGGGATCATGATTCCCTTCGGTGCCATGTTAGCAAGGTACCTAAAGGTGTTTCCTACAGCAGACCCAGCATGGTTTTACCTTTCACTCAACGTGCCAAACCTCAGGCTATATTATGGGAGTTGTGGGTTGGGCTACCGATCTCCAACTCAGAAGCCAGTCTCATGGAATTCAATTCACATCTCACAGAATCATCGGCATAATCCTCTTTTCTATAGCAACCATCCAGGTACGATACAATGCCGTTTCAGTTAGCACTCCTCTCCACCTGTTTAAACTCAACAATCTGAAGTCAAGAAAAGTCAAAAAAAATTCTTGAATCTTTTGAAAAGTGTTCCCAACATCTCCTTTAGACACAGGTGTTGGCTTTGCTTCTGAGGCCAAAAAAGAATCATTGGTACAGATCTTACTGGAACATCTCCCACCATCTCCTTGGATATTCCATCACAGTACTAGGCATCGTCAACATTTTCAAGGGGTTCAACATCTTAAATCCGGACGAGAAATGGAAGATAACACATATAGGAATCTTGGTGGGTTTGGCTTTTGTTGCAGCAATCATGGAAGTATATACATGGTATGTATCGTTAAAGAGAAAGAAGTCCACTAACCTGTGTAAAATGCATAACGAGATAAATGGATACCATGGGTATGGAACACCGGCACAAGATAGAGTATGACAAATAGTGTTTTAAACAGAGTTCGCTCATTTGCCCATATGTTTGTTTTTTTGTATCTTTTATGTTTCCAAGCTGGAGTGCTTATCCttaattttcagagttgatataAAATGTCACATTTTATGTTTTGCTGGAATGAGCAGAGAGTGATAGATTTTCAGTTGAATAGTATTCAGTATATCTATTACTTCTTTGTTGTATGCTTTGGTGTTCCTTTCTGTTATTTAAATTGTAAGAGTTGCTGTTTTACATGTTATACACTAGATAAAGAATGGATAAAAACTTACAAGAACCCATCAACAAAATTGGATACTTATCAGATCAAATTATAACATCCCatacaatttattttaaaaataataagattGTGTGACACAAGGCCTCCAACCACAGAAATAATGACATGTAAATAGAAATATGAGTTCTCGATTAACAGTTGTGAGTTGTCCATAATTTCACAAAAGGGCATGAGGATAGGATAATGCTTTTAGAACGAAGAAACTTAACTCTGATCCCAAGTTTCAGAATTTCTGGTTGGCATGCCCTCATTCAGATTGTTTCAATGTCTTGATAAATCCATCCTTCAGGAGAGGATTTGAGGCTGCTATACGTTGAGACGTGATGTCAAAGTCTTTACCGGAACTGCACAAAACAATTTCAAAATTACAATATAATAAAGAAACCAAATTATTGTTGTTCAATTGTCACCATTGGAGTAATTTGTTACTTACGGGTCGAACACGAGTCCTCCAGCTTCAGTTACGATAACAGCACCAGCCGCTACATCCCTAAAAGGTCAACTAACTGTAAGTAATCTAAAAGATCAGGGTCCAGTGAAATATTAAAAGAATCTTACCAAGGGCCTCCAAAACCAAGTTCATAGAACAAATCAAGCCTTCCACATGCAATCCCACAGAGATTTAATGCACAAGATCCAGACATCCGAAGGGACCTAACCTGATCAGTTGACAACCCATACCTTCAGGTATTTTACCCAAGGAAGTTAAAGATTTTATACCCAAATCCGTATTATGAGACGGGTACCCTGTCACCTTGAAGAGTAAGCTATTGATCCTATTTGTGGTCTCATCCACAGTAGCCTTGTCACGCTTTGTTCCCACCTGCAATTTCCATTAAATTAAACCTGATGGGCTTGTTATTGGCAAGACTAAATGGTCATTTTTCGATTTTACAAAGAACACTTAGTGATACACTCAACAACTATCCAACAACCAAGCATTATTAATTTCATATATAAAGTTGAAAACCTCTGTTGCAAGAAGTGCCTTCACAAGCTCGGTTTGAGAAGATACTGCATATACCAAATACACTGGTGGTCATTACACCAAACCATGAATGGACAGGTAAGGATCTAAACAGAAAGGCACATACCTTTTATGGCTTTCCCGTTGAGGAAAGCACCTTTACCACGGATGGCCGTAAAAAGCTGAAAATTGAAAATCAAATGTCTTTTTATCAATATACTAGCAAACTATATAAAAAAAAGGATACACATGAATACCACGTAAAAA
This is a stretch of genomic DNA from Primulina eburnea isolate SZY01 chromosome 11, ASM2296580v1, whole genome shotgun sequence. It encodes these proteins:
- the LOC140804709 gene encoding inositol-phosphate phosphatase-like isoform X1 codes for the protein MEDFLAKAVDAAKIAGEVIKHGFYLTKHVEHKGQVDLVTETDKKCEELIFYHLKQHFPEHKFIGEETAAACGATELTQEPTWIVDPLDGTTNFVHGFPFVCVSIGLTIGRIPMVGVVYNPIMDELFTAIRGKGAFLNGKAIKVSSQTELVKALLATEVGTKRDKATVDETTNRINSLLFKVRSLRMSGSCALNLCGIACGRLDLFYELGFGGPWDVAAGAVIVTEAGGLVFDPSGKDFDITSQRIAASNPLLKDGFIKTLKQSE
- the LOC140804709 gene encoding inositol-phosphate phosphatase-like isoform X2, whose protein sequence is MEDFLAKAVDAAKIAGEVDLVTETDKKCEELIFYHLKQHFPEHKFIGEETAAACGATELTQEPTWIVDPLDGTTNFVHGFPFVCVSIGLTIGRIPMVGVVYNPIMDELFTAIRGKGAFLNGKAIKVSSQTELVKALLATEVGTKRDKATVDETTNRINSLLFKVRSLRMSGSCALNLCGIACGRLDLFYELGFGGPWDVAAGAVIVTEAGGLVFDPSGKDFDITSQRIAASNPLLKDGFIKTLKQSE